GACAATGAAAATTGTGTATCTAGTATTGAAAACAAAAGAACAATGATTGATTTATGGTATAAACGATACCTTAAGTTGAAGGCACAAGGAAAAAATATTCAAAATAGATTCCAACTTTCATCTGAAGTGAATAAGTTTTGGGAGAAGATGAAAGAGATATTTGAATTTGATTCACATATTACCGTGTTTGTTTCAGATTCACATGCATTATCGTATAAAATCGCACAAGACAATAATTGTGATGAAGTGTATCTATTTGATGCACATTCAGATTTAGGCTATGGAGGCATTTCCTCTCTAGAATTTGAAGTTAATTGTGCAAATTGGCTTGGAAAACTGTTGAAAAATAAAAAAGTAGATGAGGCCCATATCATCTATGGACCCTTTACTGCTGAGAAACCAGAAAACTTCCAACAAATGAACGACCTTTATCATATTGAATACCCGAAAATTAATGAGTTACATACAAAAAATAAAATTTCAGCTATTCACATTTGTCGTTCAGGTGCATGGACGCCACCTTGGTTAGATAAAAAATTTGCTGAATTTATCTATAAAATGGGCATTCCCTATAAAGTGATCGAATGTCCAATTAGAAATTGGAATCCATCGATATTAACATTTGCAGATCAAGTCCATTATTTAATGGAATAAATTTTCATATAGGCATTTGCTGGAATTGGTTATTTCTAGCAGATGCCTTTTTGTTGTAAAAGAAGCATCATGCATGATCTTAACAAAAAATTCACCAATAATATACGAATTTTTTGTGATAATTAGTTTTGTCCATTAAGAAGCAGAAGAAAGCGAGTCCCCAAAGTGTATTCGTATTTTCTTCGAGCAAAATTTGTATTTAAAAGTCTAAAATGGACTGATGAAATTGATGTAGGAAAAAATTTTTTCTATTTAAAAACTGTTATGTAACAAACAGATGAATTACCTATAACTGTATTAAAATAATAGCAAATAAGTGGATGATTCCTTGATTTTATAATTACATTTAAATGTTTAAAAATTTAATCCGATTACTTGATATATAAGCAAATTTTAAAGTTAAAGGATAATTTCTTTTATATATGAAGAAATGCATTCTTAAAAAATCACCTACAAAATTAATACAGACTAATTTTATCTTTTAAATTTTTTTAAAATGAGTTTAAGTTGAGCAGAATTATTAAAATTTTTTTATGAAAAACGAATTGACAGTTTGAAAGAAATCAATTAGTATTAGCCTCAGCATAAATAAAGTTGCTCTTATTAGTAACCGTTGAGACGAGGGGTCTAGGATACGGTGGCAAACCAGTCTGACCAGGTCAGATGTTGGGGCTCAACCTGAGCGCAAAATGTACAAAATTTTGTGAACGATAAGAGGATAAGCAGTTGATATTAATCGAAGCTTTCCTTCTAATGGTTGGAGAGCTTTTTTCTATGCTGAAATTTGCATTTTTTAGCGGGAGTGGATAATATTGACTGTTTTTACTTTGTTTAAATCGGATTTTATTTTGGAAAGAGATTTCTCAGATGTAGTACTTAAAACTGCTGTAGAACCACCTTTTTCAAAATTAGTGACTGCAGATCTTGAGGAGGGGGTTAAATA
This window of the Rummeliibacillus pycnus genome carries:
- a CDS encoding arginase; translation: MGNSLLSIDWDYFISLDNENCVSSIENKRTMIDLWYKRYLKLKAQGKNIQNRFQLSSEVNKFWEKMKEIFEFDSHITVFVSDSHALSYKIAQDNNCDEVYLFDAHSDLGYGGISSLEFEVNCANWLGKLLKNKKVDEAHIIYGPFTAEKPENFQQMNDLYHIEYPKINELHTKNKISAIHICRSGAWTPPWLDKKFAEFIYKMGIPYKVIECPIRNWNPSILTFADQVHYLME